In one Cloacibacillus porcorum genomic region, the following are encoded:
- a CDS encoding MBL fold metallo-hydrolase, producing MLDLSILTDNNTLIDRYYLGEPGLSFWIDCGDKKFLFDTGYSDVFIRNAAWMGIDLTLMDGLVYSHGHNDHTWGTHSLVSLFDRRELSRRPQLTAHPLVFENKTHGGLTIGTMMGAEALGRYFDLALSAEPRELAPGLWWLGEIPEAVAPRRAVGKIIDSDGERDDYCLDDSALAYAGPEGLVIVTGCSHSGICNIIEWAGEVTGERRIADVVGGFHMLSSSPEELAAVIAYMKSAGVTRLHPCHCTDFAAKAALSREFCVAECGVGLRISYR from the coding sequence ATGCTTGATCTTAGCATACTTACCGATAACAACACGCTCATAGACCGATATTATTTGGGGGAGCCGGGGCTCTCCTTTTGGATAGACTGCGGCGATAAAAAATTTCTCTTTGACACGGGGTACTCCGATGTCTTTATCCGCAACGCGGCGTGGATGGGGATCGACCTGACGCTGATGGACGGGCTTGTTTACTCCCACGGGCACAACGACCACACCTGGGGAACGCATTCGCTTGTCTCGCTCTTTGACCGCCGGGAACTTTCGCGCCGTCCGCAGCTGACGGCACACCCGCTGGTCTTTGAGAATAAGACGCACGGAGGTCTCACCATCGGGACGATGATGGGGGCGGAGGCGCTGGGACGTTACTTTGATCTTGCCCTCTCGGCTGAACCGCGCGAGCTTGCCCCAGGTTTGTGGTGGCTGGGAGAGATACCGGAGGCGGTGGCGCCGCGGCGGGCTGTCGGCAAGATAATAGATTCCGACGGCGAGCGCGACGATTATTGCCTTGACGATTCCGCCCTTGCCTACGCAGGGCCGGAGGGATTGGTTATTGTCACCGGCTGTTCGCACTCCGGCATCTGCAACATCATCGAATGGGCGGGCGAGGTCACGGGAGAACGGCGCATCGCCGATGTCGTGGGCGGTTTTCATATGCTGTCCAGTTCGCCAGAAGAGCTGGCGGCGGTCATCGCCTACATGAAGTCGGCGGGGGTGACACGGCTCCATCCCTGTCACTGTACGGATTTTGCCGCGAAGGCGGCACTCTCGCGAGAGTTTTGCGTCGCGGAGTGCGGCGTCGGACTGCGGATCAGCTACAGATAA
- a CDS encoding DUF1643 domain-containing protein: MFDFNDKRRLSPVLHPVPAGVSSVCIFGADGKPLTSKEDNDYEAFLWRPYLERQWGRQDSPLLLFVLMNPSSANAAYDDNSTRRCLDIAERHGFGGMIITDIWALRSTGNERLLSEPGAAGDNMAYLQIFTAGDINTGGEYYRRLMTLKNNLDFVAAALKNPRVTKVYCGWGEHKEPDERQRLKETAALLRSSKKPLVCASQNEDGSPKYVLYTPVGAPLVPFKAD, translated from the coding sequence ATGTTTGACTTTAATGATAAAAGAAGACTGTCGCCGGTGCTTCATCCGGTGCCGGCAGGCGTCTCTTCCGTCTGTATCTTCGGAGCAGACGGGAAACCGCTCACAAGCAAAGAAGATAACGATTATGAGGCGTTTCTCTGGCGTCCGTACCTTGAAAGGCAATGGGGACGGCAGGATTCCCCGCTCCTACTCTTCGTTCTCATGAACCCCAGCTCCGCCAACGCCGCCTACGACGACAACTCCACAAGAAGGTGCCTTGATATCGCAGAAAGACACGGCTTCGGCGGCATGATAATCACCGATATCTGGGCGCTGCGCAGCACGGGGAATGAGCGGCTGCTCTCGGAGCCGGGAGCGGCGGGAGACAATATGGCCTATCTGCAAATATTCACCGCGGGCGACATCAATACCGGCGGCGAATATTACCGCCGACTGATGACCTTGAAGAACAACCTGGACTTCGTCGCGGCGGCGCTGAAAAATCCACGCGTCACCAAGGTATACTGCGGCTGGGGAGAGCACAAAGAGCCGGATGAGCGCCAGCGGCTGAAAGAGACCGCCGCGCTCCTGCGGAGTTCAAAGAAACCCCTGGTCTGCGCCTCTCAAAACGAGGACGGCTCTCCCAAATATGTCCTCTACACCCCCGTCGGCGCGCCGCTGGTGCCGTTTAAAGCAGATTAA
- the citF gene encoding citrate lyase subunit alpha, producing the protein MTKNAVKREIPDYIEGYGQVKHYQGAFARKPEGSISGAKLRCYNSDITDKTVSSIKEAIKAAGLKDGMTISFHHHLRNGDYVVNMVLDACAELGIKGLTLFPTALFGVHKKVIDHIKSGVVTKIMGSVNGPIGQLVSEGGMQVPVVLRSHGGRPRAVMAGDVHIDVAFIGAPTADKYGNICGTLGKSACGSLGYAYTDADYADKVIAITDNLVQYPAAPVSIPQTKADLVVEVPSIGDPAGIVSGTTKVTRDPLRLLISSYASRLIEASPYFKDGISFQTGAGGIPLAVTAFMKEAMLKKGIKGSFGLGGITGYFVELLKDGLVDKLMDVQSFDLEAVKSIGENPNHIEISADWYANPWNCGAAVNMLDVVILGATEVDTDFNANVNTEADGALLHGTGGHQDTAAGAKLTIIAQPLLRGRIPCVTDKVYNVTTPGEVVDAIVTEYGVTLNPRRKDLLDAVSGLKGLPIISMEELAARAKKMSGPTDPVATTDRIIGVVEWRDGTVIDVVRQLKK; encoded by the coding sequence ATGACGAAAAACGCAGTAAAGCGGGAAATCCCCGACTACATAGAGGGCTACGGCCAAGTAAAACACTACCAGGGAGCCTTTGCGAGAAAACCCGAAGGCAGCATATCGGGAGCCAAACTCCGCTGCTACAACAGCGACATCACCGACAAAACAGTATCCTCAATCAAAGAGGCCATCAAAGCGGCGGGCCTCAAAGACGGCATGACAATCTCCTTCCACCACCACCTCAGAAACGGAGACTACGTAGTCAACATGGTCCTGGACGCCTGCGCCGAACTTGGCATCAAAGGACTCACCCTCTTCCCGACAGCCCTCTTCGGAGTCCACAAAAAAGTCATAGACCACATCAAAAGCGGAGTAGTGACAAAAATCATGGGCTCAGTCAACGGCCCCATAGGCCAGCTCGTCTCCGAAGGCGGCATGCAGGTACCCGTAGTCCTCAGAAGCCACGGAGGGCGTCCCCGCGCCGTAATGGCGGGAGACGTCCACATAGACGTCGCCTTCATCGGAGCGCCCACGGCGGACAAATACGGCAACATCTGCGGCACCCTGGGCAAATCCGCCTGCGGCTCCCTGGGCTACGCCTACACCGACGCCGACTACGCCGACAAAGTCATAGCAATAACAGACAACCTCGTACAATACCCTGCGGCGCCCGTCTCCATCCCCCAGACCAAAGCCGACCTCGTAGTAGAAGTCCCCTCCATAGGCGACCCCGCAGGAATAGTCTCCGGAACCACCAAAGTCACCAGAGACCCGCTGAGACTCCTCATCTCCAGCTACGCCTCGCGCCTCATAGAAGCCAGCCCCTACTTCAAAGACGGAATCTCCTTCCAGACCGGAGCCGGAGGCATCCCGCTGGCAGTCACCGCCTTCATGAAAGAGGCCATGCTCAAAAAAGGAATCAAAGGCAGCTTCGGACTCGGAGGAATAACCGGCTACTTCGTCGAACTCCTCAAAGATGGGCTCGTGGACAAACTAATGGACGTCCAGTCATTCGACCTTGAAGCCGTCAAATCCATCGGAGAAAACCCCAACCACATAGAAATCTCCGCCGACTGGTACGCCAACCCGTGGAACTGCGGAGCTGCGGTAAACATGCTGGATGTAGTGATCCTCGGAGCGACCGAAGTAGACACCGACTTCAACGCCAACGTCAACACCGAAGCCGACGGAGCGCTGCTCCACGGGACCGGAGGCCACCAGGACACCGCGGCGGGAGCCAAACTGACAATAATAGCGCAGCCGCTCCTGAGAGGCAGAATCCCCTGCGTGACAGACAAAGTCTACAACGTCACCACACCGGGAGAAGTAGTCGACGCCATAGTGACAGAATACGGAGTCACCCTCAACCCGAGAAGAAAAGACCTGTTAGACGCCGTATCTGGTCTCAAGGGACTGCCCATAATCAGCATGGAAGAACTGGCGGCGAGGGCGAAGAAAATGTCCGGCCCGACCGATCCCGTGGCGACCACGGACCGGATAATAGGAGTAGTCGAGTGGAGAGACGGCACCGTTATCGACGTCGTCAGACAGCTTAAAAAGTAA
- a CDS encoding HpcH/HpaI aldolase/citrate lyase family protein, whose translation MRRTMLYLPGNNPNMLTRGYLFGSDGIILDLEDAVAMVEKDTARILVSKYLQQGEFGDCYVSVRINGIDTEYWKDDLAAIVPNKRLDGIRVPKVEDENTVKIIDEELSRLEEQNGLPVGKLSLHCLLETAHGIWNAYEIAKASPRIEAIIPGGEDLRADLKTNRSDDSTELEWARRMLVFAARAAGVEPLDTVFARITDDEGLRKETEFIKQLGFSGKSIIHPNQIKIIHDIFTPTEQEIAKAQKIIAAAKEAAARGQGAVTVDGKMVDIPVVKRAEYTLVRAGLA comes from the coding sequence ATGAGACGCACAATGCTCTACCTTCCGGGCAACAACCCCAACATGCTCACGAGAGGCTACCTATTCGGTTCCGACGGAATAATCCTCGACCTTGAAGACGCCGTGGCGATGGTAGAAAAAGACACGGCGCGCATACTCGTCTCCAAATACCTCCAACAGGGAGAATTCGGAGACTGCTACGTCTCAGTCCGCATCAACGGCATAGACACCGAATACTGGAAAGACGACCTAGCGGCCATAGTCCCCAACAAACGCCTCGACGGAATCCGCGTCCCCAAAGTCGAAGACGAAAACACCGTAAAAATAATAGACGAAGAACTCTCCAGACTGGAAGAACAAAACGGCCTTCCGGTGGGCAAACTCAGCCTCCACTGCCTCCTTGAGACCGCGCACGGCATCTGGAACGCCTACGAAATAGCCAAAGCCTCCCCGCGCATAGAGGCCATAATCCCCGGAGGAGAAGACCTCCGCGCCGACCTCAAAACCAACCGTTCAGACGACAGCACAGAACTCGAATGGGCGAGAAGAATGCTCGTCTTCGCGGCGCGCGCCGCGGGAGTAGAACCCCTCGACACAGTATTCGCGCGCATAACCGACGACGAAGGACTGCGCAAAGAGACCGAATTCATAAAACAGCTCGGCTTCTCCGGCAAATCCATAATCCACCCCAACCAGATAAAAATAATCCACGACATATTCACCCCCACCGAACAAGAAATAGCCAAAGCGCAGAAAATAATCGCCGCGGCCAAAGAGGCGGCGGCCCGCGGACAGGGAGCGGTAACAGTAGACGGCAAAATGGTAGACATCCCCGTAGTCAAAAGGGCGGAATACACACTCGTCCGCGCCGGCCTGGCATAA
- the citD gene encoding citrate lyase acyl carrier protein — protein MKTSQAGTLESMDCLVTLTEAPSGAGIKIEITGASAARFKSAMEKKITDTLCELGTKDIEVRVQDNGALDIVLGARVEAAYKRLQKESVK, from the coding sequence ATGAAGACATCCCAGGCCGGCACACTCGAATCAATGGACTGCCTCGTGACCCTCACCGAAGCGCCATCGGGAGCCGGAATCAAAATAGAGATAACGGGAGCCAGCGCGGCCCGCTTCAAAAGCGCGATGGAAAAGAAAATAACCGACACCCTGTGCGAGCTGGGGACGAAAGACATCGAAGTCAGAGTCCAGGACAACGGAGCCCTCGACATCGTCCTCGGCGCGAGAGTCGAAGCGGCCTACAAAAGACTGCAAAAGGAGAGTGTTAAATAA
- the yqeB gene encoding selenium-dependent molybdenum cofactor biosynthesis protein YqeB, whose translation MRNGKTVIVRGGGDLATGIIYRLWRVGYSVLVLETEYPLVVRRTVAVASAVFDGSAKVEDMTAVLIDSAKEFVPASEIIQVLVDPDGRSIEKIRPDILVDAIMAKKNLGTTKNMAPLVIGIGPGFSAPQEVHAVIETKRGHTLGRVITNGGAIPNTGVPGIIKGYSTERLLRAPTDGYLLPVRKIGDEVSCGEVVGYVNGAEVCARLDGILRGLIHPHVHVTKGLKIGDVDPRGDSSHCWSITDKALAIAGGVLEVIMSSANSMAQ comes from the coding sequence ATGAGAAACGGCAAAACGGTTATTGTAAGGGGAGGGGGAGATCTGGCGACGGGGATAATATACCGGCTCTGGAGGGTAGGCTACTCCGTGCTCGTTCTTGAGACAGAATATCCCCTCGTTGTGCGCAGAACGGTCGCCGTCGCCTCCGCCGTCTTTGACGGCTCCGCGAAGGTAGAAGATATGACTGCGGTGCTGATAGATTCGGCAAAAGAATTTGTCCCCGCTTCGGAGATCATACAGGTTCTTGTCGATCCGGATGGCAGATCCATTGAAAAGATAAGGCCGGATATCCTCGTAGACGCGATAATGGCAAAGAAAAACCTTGGAACAACTAAAAATATGGCGCCGCTGGTCATCGGCATCGGCCCGGGGTTCTCCGCGCCGCAGGAGGTTCATGCGGTGATAGAGACCAAACGCGGACACACTCTGGGGCGCGTCATTACCAACGGCGGCGCGATACCAAACACCGGAGTGCCGGGGATAATAAAGGGCTACAGCACGGAGAGGCTGCTTCGCGCACCGACTGACGGTTACCTTCTGCCGGTACGCAAAATCGGCGACGAAGTCTCCTGCGGGGAAGTGGTGGGCTACGTCAACGGCGCCGAGGTTTGCGCAAGACTTGACGGTATTTTGAGAGGGCTGATCCATCCTCACGTACATGTGACGAAGGGGCTAAAAATAGGCGATGTCGATCCGCGGGGGGATTCTTCTCACTGCTGGAGCATCACAGACAAAGCCCTCGCAATCGCCGGAGGAGTCCTCGAAGTGATAATGAGCAGCGCCAACAGCATGGCGCAATAA
- a CDS encoding FAD-dependent oxidoreductase, which produces MNRIGLFTPIKINSMELSNRVIMSPMFTNSAAPGGFVSKNTIKHYVDRARSGVGLIMTEHTSVSSHYIHAGLRLQISRDEHIDGFKKLIAAVHDEGCKVGLQIAHSIYGVGKKPHELTNEECYGIIDDFVAGARRAYEAGFDAIELHYAHTYTMADFISRRTNLRTDEFGGDIYGRMFMHLEILKKVRAIVGPDYPLFARISAEEFVLGGNTIVQSRIFAQELVKHGIDCMDVSAGVRFDDAPVKGYSDQRGKPTIEYPDGPNVYLAEEIKKCVDVPVVTVGKLGNPEFADNVIAEGRADMVALARPLIADPMWVRKAKDHRFDRITECLYCTECLYERHDPSAYVHCMRYTCQNACPANVEVPIYLDFARRGMYREAYQVIQNENPLVLTCGRVCNHLCENMCNRVKIDEPVAIRGIKRFITDWLLEHDGKFPLPAMEPDNGKRVAVVGSGPSGLSCAFYLRKKGYEVTVFEALDVIGGMLAVGLPEYRLPREKFAKEIELFKEMGINFVTGKRIGEDISIKELRAQGYMAVYLAVGDHNDRKLGVAGEDSEGVTSGVSFLRSVKTGNGCDLEGKEVIVVGGGNVSMDCARTAIRLGASKVSLFCLENENEMPAHPDEVREGKEEGLYVFNGWGPLSIASEKGHVSEVTFKKCTSVFDEEGRFSPSYDESALMKVHADFVICAIGQALSREVAANDGELVDIRGNVIKAAYSGTTVTPWIFAGGDCTTGPDSVVSGVNRGKEAASSIDRYLGGDGQVIAPKYIAREMSKPIDETPKARETMPTLSPEERRGCFCEVERGFSEEQIAKEAGRCLRCDVLKVSRL; this is translated from the coding sequence ATGAACCGAATCGGCCTCTTTACACCGATTAAGATAAACTCGATGGAGCTCAGCAACAGGGTCATAATGTCGCCGATGTTCACCAACTCTGCGGCTCCTGGAGGATTTGTCTCCAAGAACACAATCAAGCACTATGTGGACCGTGCCCGCTCCGGCGTTGGACTGATAATGACGGAGCATACCAGTGTAAGTTCTCATTACATCCATGCGGGGCTGCGCCTGCAGATCAGCCGCGACGAGCACATCGACGGTTTCAAAAAACTCATCGCCGCCGTCCATGACGAGGGCTGCAAGGTCGGCCTCCAGATCGCCCATTCGATTTACGGAGTCGGCAAGAAACCGCACGAGCTGACCAACGAAGAATGCTACGGCATCATTGACGACTTTGTCGCAGGCGCGCGGCGCGCCTATGAAGCCGGTTTTGACGCCATCGAGCTCCACTACGCGCATACCTATACGATGGCTGATTTTATATCACGCCGCACAAACCTCCGCACCGATGAATTCGGCGGCGATATATACGGCAGAATGTTCATGCACCTTGAGATACTGAAGAAGGTGAGGGCCATCGTAGGCCCGGACTACCCGCTCTTCGCACGCATCAGCGCCGAGGAATTTGTTCTTGGCGGCAACACGATAGTGCAGAGCCGCATCTTTGCGCAGGAGCTGGTGAAACATGGAATCGACTGTATGGACGTCTCCGCCGGCGTGCGTTTCGACGACGCGCCGGTCAAAGGATATTCCGACCAGCGCGGCAAACCGACGATCGAATATCCCGACGGACCGAACGTCTATCTCGCAGAGGAGATAAAAAAGTGTGTCGATGTTCCCGTGGTGACGGTGGGAAAACTCGGGAATCCTGAATTCGCCGACAACGTCATCGCGGAGGGGCGCGCCGACATGGTGGCCCTGGCGCGTCCGCTGATTGCCGATCCGATGTGGGTGCGCAAGGCGAAGGACCATCGCTTTGACCGCATCACCGAATGCCTCTATTGTACGGAGTGTCTCTATGAGCGCCATGACCCCTCGGCCTATGTCCACTGCATGCGCTACACCTGCCAGAACGCCTGCCCCGCTAACGTAGAAGTTCCTATCTATCTCGACTTCGCCCGGCGCGGTATGTACCGCGAGGCATATCAGGTCATACAGAATGAAAACCCGCTCGTCCTCACCTGTGGCCGCGTCTGTAACCACCTCTGTGAAAATATGTGCAACCGCGTCAAAATAGACGAACCGGTGGCGATTCGCGGCATCAAGCGCTTCATCACCGACTGGCTGCTGGAGCACGACGGAAAATTCCCGCTGCCGGCGATGGAGCCGGATAACGGAAAACGCGTGGCGGTCGTAGGTTCCGGCCCATCGGGACTCTCGTGCGCCTTCTATCTCAGGAAAAAGGGCTACGAAGTTACGGTATTTGAGGCGCTCGACGTCATCGGCGGCATGCTGGCGGTAGGACTTCCCGAATATCGCCTGCCGCGGGAAAAGTTTGCGAAGGAGATCGAGCTCTTTAAAGAGATGGGGATAAACTTCGTGACCGGCAAGAGAATCGGTGAGGATATCAGCATAAAAGAGCTTCGTGCGCAGGGATATATGGCCGTTTACCTAGCGGTAGGCGATCACAACGACCGCAAGCTCGGTGTGGCAGGCGAGGATTCCGAGGGGGTCACCTCAGGCGTCTCCTTCCTGCGTTCGGTAAAGACCGGAAATGGCTGCGACCTTGAAGGTAAAGAGGTCATCGTCGTCGGTGGCGGGAATGTCTCGATGGACTGCGCACGGACGGCGATCCGCCTGGGTGCCTCGAAGGTCTCGCTCTTCTGCCTGGAAAATGAAAATGAGATGCCTGCTCATCCGGACGAAGTCAGAGAGGGCAAAGAAGAGGGGCTTTACGTATTCAACGGCTGGGGACCGCTGTCGATTGCCTCGGAAAAAGGGCACGTGTCAGAGGTGACTTTCAAGAAATGTACCTCGGTATTTGACGAAGAGGGACGCTTCAGCCCGTCTTATGACGAGAGCGCCCTGATGAAGGTGCACGCGGACTTTGTCATCTGTGCCATTGGACAGGCTCTGAGCCGCGAGGTTGCCGCTAACGACGGAGAACTCGTCGACATTCGCGGCAACGTGATCAAGGCGGCCTATAGCGGTACCACCGTGACGCCGTGGATATTTGCCGGCGGCGACTGCACCACTGGACCTGATTCCGTCGTCAGCGGCGTCAATAGAGGCAAAGAGGCAGCCTCGTCGATCGACCGTTATCTTGGCGGCGACGGACAGGTGATCGCGCCGAAATATATCGCCAGAGAGATGAGCAAGCCAATAGATGAAACGCCAAAGGCCCGCGAGACGATGCCTACGCTCTCTCCCGAGGAGCGCCGTGGATGTTTCTGTGAGGTTGAGCGTGGCTTCAGCGAAGAACAGATCGCTAAAGAGGCAGGCAGATGTCTGCGCTGCGATGTTCTGAAGGTAAGCAGACTGTAA
- a CDS encoding (2Fe-2S)-binding protein encodes MQELKCVVNGKDVAIMIDPSHSLADVIRYDLGLTGTKKGCEEGECGACTVLVDGLPVDSCIVPAMKAQGRSILTIEGLEQNGELDPIQEAFVEAGAIQCGFCTPGVVLSAKALLMREENPTKEEVRDELSGHFCRCTGYLQFYDAVRIASEKIKARKAAR; translated from the coding sequence ATGCAGGAACTAAAATGTGTCGTAAATGGTAAAGATGTAGCGATAATGATCGATCCCAGCCACTCGCTGGCTGATGTGATCAGATATGACCTTGGTCTCACCGGAACGAAAAAGGGCTGCGAAGAGGGTGAATGCGGTGCCTGCACCGTGCTGGTAGACGGACTTCCCGTTGACTCATGCATCGTTCCGGCGATGAAGGCCCAGGGGCGCAGCATACTTACAATTGAGGGGCTTGAGCAAAACGGCGAGCTTGACCCGATCCAGGAGGCCTTTGTCGAGGCCGGCGCGATCCAGTGCGGCTTCTGTACCCCCGGCGTCGTGCTCTCCGCCAAAGCGCTGCTGATGCGCGAAGAAAACCCCACAAAGGAAGAGGTGCGCGACGAACTCTCCGGCCACTTCTGCCGCTGCACGGGTTATCTGCAGTTCTACGATGCGGTAAGGATCGCCTCGGAAAAGATCAAAGCCCGCAAAGCAGCCAGATAA
- a CDS encoding FAD binding domain-containing protein: MEKHLFPKNIKEALSLLEEYKGEARLVSGATDLMLWIREEKVTPSVLVDVSDIPEMRFVSVENGKMTLGAAMTHAEIAANEAVKRIFPALSDGCRSVGSPQIRNIATLAGNIVSAQPAADSVVPMTALGAVCEIVSSDGAHMRPLCELSKTVGESYVDPTKDILTKIEISVPAGKYGTAFKRIAPREAMALPVVNVAVMLEATEDGTISAARVVASPVAVVPFRAQMAEAHLIGKKPSAELFAEAAKIAEDEASPRDSLVRGSGAYRKVLVKDLVEQALTEAAAAFA, translated from the coding sequence GTGGAAAAGCACTTATTCCCGAAGAATATAAAGGAGGCGCTGTCGCTTCTCGAAGAATATAAGGGTGAAGCCCGCCTCGTATCGGGCGCGACCGACCTGATGCTTTGGATACGCGAGGAAAAGGTAACGCCGTCGGTACTTGTGGATGTATCCGATATTCCCGAGATGCGGTTTGTCTCCGTTGAGAACGGAAAGATGACGCTTGGCGCGGCGATGACCCACGCCGAAATCGCCGCTAACGAGGCTGTGAAGAGAATATTTCCCGCTCTCTCCGACGGCTGCCGCAGCGTCGGCTCGCCGCAGATACGAAATATCGCGACCCTTGCGGGAAATATCGTCAGCGCCCAGCCGGCGGCTGATTCCGTAGTGCCGATGACGGCGCTCGGAGCGGTCTGCGAGATCGTAAGCAGCGACGGAGCGCATATGCGCCCGCTCTGTGAGCTCTCAAAGACGGTCGGTGAGAGCTATGTCGATCCGACGAAAGATATCCTTACAAAAATAGAGATATCCGTCCCCGCTGGGAAATACGGAACGGCCTTCAAACGTATCGCGCCGCGTGAGGCGATGGCTCTGCCGGTGGTCAACGTAGCGGTCATGCTTGAAGCCACGGAGGACGGTACGATAAGCGCTGCGCGTGTAGTCGCCTCTCCCGTCGCCGTCGTACCCTTCCGCGCGCAGATGGCCGAGGCCCATTTGATAGGAAAGAAACCGTCGGCGGAGCTTTTTGCCGAGGCGGCCAAGATCGCTGAAGACGAGGCATCTCCGCGTGATTCTCTCGTACGCGGATCGGGAGCCTACCGCAAGGTGCTTGTAAAGGACCTTGTCGAACAGGCGCTTACGGAAGCGGCCGCGGCGTTTGCATAA
- a CDS encoding TRAP transporter permease — protein MNKLWKLLTEEGKKRKLGGFDALTVKYVAVVMSLYQLAQATFLTIQPQMHYAIHLTFIMVLCALIYTRTFQAHERTSTRIPIEDWIYAAILTAAGVYYCTQMETYLTRMPMVDELSSIEIVIGILTVIAVIGLTKRCMGFVLPSIGCIFLAYALWGHLIPGVLYHRKLLAIDILDQLVFTTNGIYSSPIAAAATYVFMFVMFGSFFAASGAGDFFYKFSMAVAGRYAGGAGKVAIITSGLFGMINGSPTANVVTTGSFTIPMMKKAGYDGIFSGAVTAVAATGGGIMPPIMGTAAFLMVEMAGISYKNIAIAAFVPGVLYYLALLLIVHFRAKKCGLVGLDVSELPSVWGTLKEGWIFLVPLVVLVVMLMKGYTANLSAVVGIAAVIAASWARKETRMHLPQVIKALEDAAKSAVIVSLSCAVAGCVIAGLMTTGLSGKLASLILSLGGNSTLSALILTAAICTLLGMGMPVAAAYCLTAALCIPSLYELGLQPLEAHMFVVYFATLSAITPPVAVASYAAAGISEANAATVGWQACRIGLVSFIVPFIFVFEPMLMVTPDNFCMQSVWIVASATLGVIILCAGLEGYLKREIPMLMRGILVIGGLLLIYPGAVTDYIGLGVLALLVVQQFAGIKLGGK, from the coding sequence TTGAACAAACTATGGAAATTGCTGACGGAAGAGGGAAAGAAGCGTAAACTTGGCGGCTTTGACGCGCTGACGGTGAAATATGTCGCGGTCGTCATGTCTCTCTATCAGCTTGCCCAGGCAACCTTCCTGACGATTCAGCCGCAGATGCACTACGCGATACACTTAACGTTCATCATGGTGCTCTGCGCGCTGATATACACGAGAACTTTCCAGGCCCACGAACGCACCAGTACGAGGATTCCGATTGAAGACTGGATCTACGCGGCGATACTCACGGCCGCCGGTGTTTACTACTGTACTCAGATGGAGACATACCTTACGCGTATGCCGATGGTGGATGAACTTTCCTCAATTGAGATAGTCATCGGAATACTGACGGTCATTGCGGTGATCGGGCTCACGAAGCGCTGCATGGGATTTGTCCTTCCGAGCATCGGCTGCATATTCCTCGCCTATGCGCTGTGGGGGCATCTGATTCCAGGCGTTCTCTATCACCGTAAGCTGTTGGCTATCGACATCCTCGACCAGCTTGTCTTTACGACGAACGGGATATACTCTTCGCCGATTGCGGCGGCCGCTACATACGTGTTTATGTTCGTTATGTTCGGCTCGTTCTTCGCCGCATCGGGTGCGGGAGACTTTTTCTACAAATTCTCGATGGCGGTTGCGGGACGTTATGCCGGCGGCGCGGGAAAAGTTGCGATAATCACCAGCGGCCTGTTTGGCATGATAAACGGCAGCCCGACGGCAAACGTCGTTACGACCGGCTCCTTTACCATCCCGATGATGAAAAAGGCCGGATATGACGGGATATTCTCCGGTGCGGTTACGGCCGTTGCGGCTACCGGCGGCGGTATTATGCCGCCGATAATGGGAACGGCGGCCTTCCTGATGGTCGAAATGGCAGGTATCTCCTACAAGAATATCGCTATCGCGGCCTTCGTGCCAGGCGTACTCTACTATCTTGCGCTGCTTCTGATAGTTCACTTCCGCGCGAAAAAGTGCGGCCTCGTCGGCCTTGACGTATCGGAGCTGCCCTCCGTGTGGGGAACGCTCAAAGAGGGCTGGATATTCCTCGTTCCACTCGTGGTGCTTGTCGTCATGCTCATGAAGGGATATACGGCAAACCTCTCTGCCGTTGTCGGCATTGCTGCCGTTATTGCCGCCTCATGGGCGCGTAAAGAGACGCGCATGCACCTGCCGCAGGTGATAAAAGCGCTGGAGGACGCGGCAAAGTCGGCGGTGATAGTATCGCTCTCATGCGCGGTGGCCGGATGCGTCATCGCCGGGCTGATGACGACAGGCCTCAGCGGAAAGCTGGCGAGCCTGATCCTGAGCCTGGGCGGCAACAGCACTCTCTCAGCCCTCATCCTCACCGCGGCGATCTGTACGCTGCTTGGGATGGGCATGCCCGTCGCGGCCGCCTACTGTCTGACGGCGGCGCTCTGTATCCCCTCGCTCTACGAGCTGGGGCTGCAGCCCCTTGAGGCGCATATGTTCGTCGTTTACTTCGCCACCCTCTCCGCGATCACCCCTCCGGTCGCCGTCGCCTCTTATGCCGCGGCGGGAATATCGGAGGCAAACGCGGCGACGGTCGGCTGGCAGGCCTGCCGCATCGGTCTGGTATCGTTCATCGTACCCTTCATCTTCGTCTTTGAGCCGATGCTGATGGTAACGCCTGACAACTTCTGTATGCAGAGCGTTTGGATCGTAGCCTCCGCCACGCTGGGAGTAATAATCCTCTGCGCGGGGCTCGAGGGATATCTTAAAAGAGAGATACCGATGCTTATGCGCGGCATTCTGGTGATAGGCGGCCTGCTGCTCATCTACCCCGGTGCGGTCACCGACTATATCGGACTTGGAGTGTTGGCGCTGCTGGTGGTGCAGCAGTTTGCCGGAATCAAATTAGGAGGGAAATAA